A genomic region of Streptomyces sp. R33 contains the following coding sequences:
- a CDS encoding ABC transporter permease produces the protein MLVHSRSGRWAVWGLFGLLFLPLFALPLLVVVAASFSTHWSGAFPSGPTTGNYASAVQGESLQALTTSLVTALVASLLALTVGTWAALAAAGLKKRGRRSLDALFMLPVAVPSVVVGLAVLVAFSKPPLLLNGTSSIVILAHTILVTAFAHQSVSAAIVRLDPAHEQAAASLGARPAYVLWRVKLPLLLPSLTAAAGLCFALSMGELSATMMLYPPDWMPLPVRIFTATDRGSLFGGSAVAVVLMAATLLVLLAVSRIRTRATYR, from the coding sequence GTGCTGGTGCATAGCAGGAGCGGCCGCTGGGCCGTCTGGGGCCTGTTCGGGCTCCTCTTCCTTCCCCTCTTCGCGCTGCCGCTGCTCGTCGTGGTCGCCGCGTCCTTCTCCACCCACTGGTCGGGCGCCTTCCCCTCCGGCCCGACCACCGGGAACTACGCCTCCGCGGTACAGGGCGAATCCCTCCAGGCGCTGACCACCTCGCTGGTCACCGCCCTCGTCGCGAGCCTGCTCGCGCTCACCGTCGGCACGTGGGCCGCGCTGGCCGCAGCCGGGCTGAAGAAGCGCGGAAGACGCTCCCTGGACGCCCTGTTCATGCTGCCGGTCGCCGTGCCGTCCGTGGTCGTCGGCCTCGCCGTCCTGGTCGCCTTCAGCAAGCCCCCGCTGCTGCTCAACGGCACCAGCTCAATCGTGATCCTGGCGCACACGATTCTTGTCACGGCGTTTGCCCACCAGTCGGTTTCGGCCGCCATCGTTCGTCTCGACCCCGCGCACGAACAGGCGGCGGCCTCCCTGGGCGCCCGTCCCGCTTACGTGCTGTGGCGGGTCAAGCTTCCCCTCCTGCTGCCGTCCCTGACGGCGGCCGCCGGACTCTGCTTCGCCCTGTCCATGGGCGAGCTGAGCGCCACGATGATGCTCTACCCGCCGGACTGGATGCCCCTCCCGGTCCGGATCTTCACCGCCACCGACCGCGGTTCGCTCTTCGGCGGCTCCGCCGTCGCCGTGGTCCTGATGGCCGCCACCCTGCTGGTCCTCCTGGCCGTCTCCCGCATCCGCACCAGAGCCACGTACCGCTGA
- a CDS encoding ABC transporter ATP-binding protein, with protein MSGIRFEGVSVAYGGNTVLDRLDLSVEPGEVMALLGPSGSGKTTALRAVAGFVRPCAGRVLIGGRDVTALPPHKRGIGMVVQQYALFPHMRVEDNVAFGLKAQKAPKAEIPGRVAEALEMTGMAAYAKRYPRELSGGQQQRVAIARALAIRPGVLLLDEPLSALDAQLRSGMLAELARLHRELPDVSILYVTHDQVEALTLADRIAVMDKARLQDCGTPQELYRAPRTEFTASFVGNANLLPVTVADSGALFAGRALELDRGQAAPGASATLCVRPHLLGLGPGPNALTGAIAEVQWRGSTHRLYVDVDGHRVKADLPELRETPALGDTVTLHFEPRDAVLLSAGVCDG; from the coding sequence GTGAGCGGCATCCGCTTCGAGGGCGTCAGCGTCGCGTACGGCGGCAACACCGTGCTCGACCGGCTCGACCTGAGCGTCGAACCCGGCGAGGTCATGGCGCTGCTCGGTCCCTCCGGCTCGGGCAAGACCACGGCGCTGCGCGCGGTCGCCGGCTTCGTACGGCCCTGCGCGGGCCGGGTGCTGATCGGCGGCCGGGACGTCACCGCGCTCCCGCCGCACAAGCGCGGCATCGGCATGGTCGTCCAGCAGTACGCGCTCTTCCCGCACATGCGGGTGGAGGACAACGTGGCGTTCGGCCTCAAGGCGCAGAAGGCCCCCAAGGCCGAGATACCCGGGCGCGTCGCCGAGGCGCTGGAGATGACCGGCATGGCGGCGTACGCCAAGCGCTACCCGCGCGAGCTCTCCGGCGGGCAGCAGCAGCGCGTGGCGATCGCCCGGGCGCTGGCGATACGGCCCGGGGTGCTCCTGCTCGACGAGCCGCTGTCCGCGCTCGACGCGCAGCTGCGCTCCGGGATGCTCGCCGAACTGGCCCGGCTGCACCGTGAACTGCCCGACGTATCGATTCTGTACGTCACGCACGACCAGGTGGAGGCACTGACCCTCGCCGACCGGATCGCGGTCATGGACAAGGCGCGGCTGCAGGACTGCGGCACTCCGCAGGAGCTGTACCGGGCGCCGCGCACCGAGTTCACCGCGTCGTTCGTCGGCAACGCGAACCTGCTGCCGGTCACCGTCGCCGACTCGGGTGCGCTCTTCGCCGGGCGGGCGCTGGAGCTGGACCGCGGGCAGGCCGCGCCGGGCGCGAGCGCGACCCTGTGCGTACGGCCGCACCTGCTCGGCCTCGGGCCCGGCCCCAACGCGCTGACCGGCGCGATCGCCGAGGTGCAGTGGCGGGGCTCGACGCACCGGCTGTACGTCGACGTCGACGGCCACCGCGTCAAGGCGGACCTGCCGGAGCTGCGCGAGACGCCCGCGCTGGGCGACACGGTGACGCTGCACTTCGAACCGCGCGACGCGGTCCTGCTGTCGGCGGGGGTCTGCGATGGCTGA
- a CDS encoding ROK family transcriptional regulator, giving the protein MDNGEVDRESKGNGSGVNLPALRGHNDALVLGLLREAGIEGLSRADLAALTRLTPQAVSKIAARLRAEGLVTEAGRGESTGGKPRTLLRLVSGARHAVGVHADRDELRAVRVDIAGTVVDRLRGPLDFGAGPEATAEEVVRAVIRLCGEAGTRSLLGVGVAAPGPLDWQAGVLGRVTGHPDWEGFPLRQAVAERLGADAPPVVLDKDTSAGAAAPGRRAFETSLYLHLSTGLGAGLRLNGEVYRGERSAAGEFGHQVLSLDGPPCRCGGRGCAEVLCLAAVARGDLPQAARILGEGAANVVALLDVDRVWLGGRVVDSAPEVFTQGVRRVLAARTLGGPIPEVAASEDGVAEGAAELALAPLFGRVR; this is encoded by the coding sequence GTGGACAATGGAGAGGTGGACCGGGAGAGCAAGGGCAACGGAAGCGGCGTGAACCTACCGGCGCTGCGCGGGCACAACGACGCGCTGGTGCTGGGCCTGCTGCGCGAGGCGGGCATCGAAGGCCTCAGCCGCGCCGACCTCGCGGCCCTCACACGTCTCACCCCGCAGGCCGTCAGCAAGATCGCGGCGCGGCTGCGGGCGGAGGGGCTGGTCACCGAAGCCGGGCGCGGCGAGTCCACCGGGGGCAAGCCGCGGACGCTGCTCCGGCTGGTCTCGGGTGCCCGGCACGCCGTCGGCGTCCACGCGGACCGCGACGAGCTGCGGGCGGTGCGGGTGGACATTGCGGGCACGGTCGTCGACCGGCTCCGAGGCCCCCTGGACTTCGGGGCCGGACCGGAGGCCACCGCGGAGGAGGTCGTACGCGCCGTGATCCGGCTGTGCGGGGAGGCGGGGACGCGGTCCCTGCTGGGCGTGGGCGTCGCCGCGCCGGGGCCGCTGGACTGGCAGGCGGGCGTACTCGGGCGGGTGACGGGACACCCCGACTGGGAGGGGTTCCCGCTGCGGCAGGCGGTGGCGGAGCGGCTCGGAGCCGACGCCCCGCCGGTGGTGCTGGACAAGGACACCAGCGCGGGCGCCGCCGCCCCCGGCCGCCGTGCCTTCGAAACCTCGCTCTACCTGCACCTGAGCACCGGCCTGGGGGCCGGGCTCCGGCTCAACGGCGAGGTCTACCGGGGGGAGCGGTCCGCGGCCGGGGAGTTCGGACACCAGGTCCTGAGCCTGGACGGGCCGCCCTGCCGGTGCGGAGGCCGCGGCTGCGCGGAGGTGCTCTGCCTCGCGGCGGTGGCCCGCGGCGACCTCCCGCAGGCAGCGCGGATCCTGGGCGAGGGCGCTGCGAACGTGGTCGCGCTGCTGGACGTGGACCGGGTGTGGCTCGGGGGGCGGGTGGTGGACTCCGCCCCGGAGGTTTTCACGCAGGGCGTCCGCCGCGTCCTGGCGGCCCGCACCCTGGGCGGCCCGATTCCGGAGGTCGCCGCGTCCGAGGACGGCGTCGCCGAGGGCGCGGCGGAACTGGCCCTGGCCCCGCTGTTCGGCCGCGTGCGCTGA
- a CDS encoding 2-aminoethylphosphonate ABC transporter substrate-binding protein has protein sequence MSSNLRNADSRRRLLRITASATGSLALAAGLTACGGSSSDGSKGGEKIVTVYSADGLKSDKGDGWYDKVFADFTKKTGIEVKYVEGGSGEMVQRAVREKTNTQADVLATLPPFIQQADGKGLLQAYKPQGSDKVNGANKAADGKWTSVVNNYFGFVYNKKELAEAPKTWEELLDGKYKGKLQYSTPGVAGDGTAVLIKAMHDFGGKEPALEYLKKLQANNVGPSSSTSKLAPKTDKGELLVANGDVQMNFAQSKSMPNLGIWFPAKDGGKPTTFALPYAAGLVDKAPHTENGRKLLDYLLSEDAQKLVSEVGGGFPARTDVKPTDANAVELTKLMTGVEVFEPDWADIDKNLAGYVDAWKSATGS, from the coding sequence ATGTCCAGCAACCTCAGAAACGCCGACAGCCGTCGCCGCCTCCTGCGCATCACCGCCTCCGCCACCGGCAGCCTCGCCCTCGCCGCCGGCCTCACCGCCTGCGGTGGCTCGTCCTCCGACGGGTCCAAGGGCGGCGAGAAGATCGTCACCGTCTACAGCGCCGACGGCCTCAAGAGCGACAAGGGCGACGGCTGGTACGACAAGGTCTTCGCCGACTTCACGAAGAAGACCGGCATCGAGGTCAAGTACGTCGAGGGCGGCTCGGGCGAGATGGTGCAGCGCGCCGTCCGCGAGAAGACCAACACCCAGGCCGACGTACTGGCCACCCTGCCGCCGTTCATCCAGCAGGCGGACGGCAAGGGCCTGCTCCAGGCGTACAAGCCGCAGGGATCCGACAAGGTCAACGGGGCGAACAAGGCCGCCGACGGCAAGTGGACCTCGGTCGTCAACAACTACTTCGGCTTCGTCTACAACAAGAAGGAACTCGCCGAGGCGCCCAAGACCTGGGAGGAGCTGCTGGACGGCAAGTACAAGGGCAAGCTCCAGTACTCCACCCCGGGTGTCGCGGGCGACGGCACCGCCGTCCTCATCAAGGCGATGCACGACTTCGGCGGCAAGGAGCCGGCGCTGGAGTACCTGAAGAAGCTCCAGGCCAACAACGTCGGCCCGTCCTCCTCCACCAGCAAGCTCGCGCCGAAGACCGACAAGGGCGAGCTGCTCGTCGCCAACGGCGACGTCCAGATGAACTTCGCCCAGTCCAAGTCCATGCCGAACCTGGGCATCTGGTTCCCCGCCAAGGACGGCGGCAAGCCGACCACCTTCGCCCTCCCGTACGCGGCCGGCCTGGTGGACAAGGCCCCGCACACCGAGAACGGCAGGAAGCTCCTCGACTACCTGCTCAGCGAGGACGCCCAGAAGCTGGTCAGCGAGGTCGGCGGCGGCTTCCCCGCGCGCACCGACGTCAAGCCGACCGACGCCAACGCCGTCGAACTCACCAAGCTGATGACCGGTGTCGAGGTCTTCGAGCCGGACTGGGCCGACATCGACAAGAACCTCGCGGGCTACGTCGACGCGTGGAAGTCGGCCACCGGAAGCTGA
- a CDS encoding Gfo/Idh/MocA family oxidoreductase, with amino-acid sequence MTATTSPSAPLRVGLVGYGLAGSVFHAPLVSATDGLVLDTVVTSDPGRQARAREAYPDVRIVGSAQELWDLTPALDLIVVASPNKTHVPLATAALNAGVPVVVDKPLAATAAEARALAALADKTGTFLSVFQNRRWDNDFLTLRRLLADGELGEIQRFESRFERWRPQLKGGWRESGAPEEVGGLLYDLGSHVVDQALVLFGPAVRVYAETDVRRPGAEADDDTFVAVTHANGVRSHFYVSATTAQLGPRFRVLGSRAGYVKYGLDPQEAALRDGQRPGVGETPWGEEPEHLWGRVGSGESPLTGGGTPVPTVPGDYPAYYAAVAAALREGGPAPVSAHEAAQCLAVLEAARISSRDGVTVELGAAMP; translated from the coding sequence ATGACCGCCACCACCTCCCCCTCCGCCCCCCTCCGCGTCGGCCTCGTCGGCTACGGACTCGCCGGCTCCGTCTTCCACGCGCCGCTCGTCTCGGCCACGGACGGCCTCGTCCTCGACACGGTCGTCACCTCGGACCCCGGCCGGCAGGCCCGGGCGCGCGAGGCGTACCCCGACGTCCGGATCGTCGGCTCCGCGCAGGAGCTCTGGGACCTCACCCCGGCCCTCGACCTGATCGTCGTCGCCTCCCCCAACAAGACCCACGTCCCGCTCGCGACCGCCGCGCTCAACGCCGGCGTCCCGGTCGTCGTGGACAAGCCGCTCGCCGCCACCGCCGCCGAGGCCCGCGCACTCGCCGCCCTCGCCGACAAGACCGGCACGTTCCTGTCCGTGTTCCAGAACCGCCGCTGGGACAACGACTTCCTCACCCTGCGCCGCCTCCTGGCCGACGGCGAACTCGGCGAGATCCAGCGCTTCGAGTCCCGGTTCGAGCGGTGGCGCCCGCAGCTCAAGGGCGGCTGGCGCGAGTCCGGGGCCCCGGAGGAGGTCGGCGGCCTGCTGTACGACCTCGGCAGCCATGTCGTCGACCAGGCGCTGGTGCTGTTCGGCCCGGCCGTGCGCGTGTACGCGGAGACCGACGTACGCCGCCCCGGCGCCGAGGCGGACGACGACACCTTCGTCGCCGTCACGCATGCGAACGGCGTCCGTTCCCACTTCTACGTCAGCGCCACGACCGCGCAGCTGGGTCCGCGCTTCCGTGTGCTGGGCTCCCGCGCGGGCTACGTGAAGTACGGGCTGGACCCGCAGGAGGCGGCCCTGCGCGACGGGCAGCGGCCGGGCGTCGGGGAGACCCCGTGGGGCGAGGAGCCCGAGCACCTGTGGGGCCGGGTGGGCTCCGGCGAGTCTCCGCTGACCGGCGGCGGGACCCCGGTGCCGACCGTGCCGGGCGACTACCCCGCGTACTACGCGGCGGTGGCGGCGGCCCTGCGCGAGGGCGGCCCGGCGCCGGTCAGCGCGCACGAGGCGGCGCAGTGCCTGGCGGTGCTGGAGGCGGCGCGGATCTCGTCCCGGGACGGGGTGACCGTGGAGCTGGGTGCCGCCATGCCTTGA
- a CDS encoding phosphonatase-like hydrolase gives MSNSSTKNASRNLVVLDMAGTTVADGGLVERAFERAAERIGVEPGTAEHAAKLQYVRDTMGESKISVFRHLFGTEEMAQRANTAFEEAYGELVDGGLIAPIAGARQAIEKLRADGRTVVLTTGFARVTQDAILDALGWQGLADLTLCPADAGGRGRPYPDMVLAAFLRTGAADDVREVVVAGDTAYDMLSGRRSGAGIVAGVLTGAHDLAALTEHGATHVLDSIAELPSVLLESA, from the coding sequence ATGAGCAACAGCAGCACGAAGAACGCGTCCCGCAACCTCGTCGTCCTCGACATGGCCGGCACCACCGTCGCCGACGGCGGCCTCGTCGAGCGCGCCTTCGAGCGCGCCGCCGAACGCATCGGCGTCGAGCCGGGCACCGCCGAGCACGCGGCCAAGCTCCAGTACGTCCGCGACACCATGGGCGAGTCGAAGATCTCCGTCTTCCGCCACCTCTTCGGCACGGAGGAGATGGCCCAGCGCGCCAACACCGCCTTCGAGGAGGCGTACGGCGAGCTCGTCGACGGCGGGCTCATCGCCCCGATCGCCGGCGCCCGCCAGGCCATCGAGAAGCTCCGCGCCGACGGCCGCACCGTCGTCCTGACCACCGGCTTCGCCCGCGTCACCCAGGACGCCATCCTCGACGCCCTCGGCTGGCAGGGCCTGGCCGACCTCACCCTGTGCCCCGCCGACGCGGGCGGCCGCGGCCGGCCCTACCCCGACATGGTGCTCGCCGCCTTCCTGCGCACCGGGGCCGCAGACGACGTACGGGAGGTCGTCGTCGCCGGCGACACCGCGTACGACATGCTCAGCGGCCGCCGCTCCGGCGCCGGGATCGTGGCCGGCGTCCTCACCGGCGCCCACGACCTCGCCGCGCTCACCGAGCACGGCGCGACCCACGTCCTCGACTCGATCGCCGAACTGCCCTCGGTCCTGCTGGAGTCGGCGTGA
- a CDS encoding GntR family transcriptional regulator — protein MEEQNQHHRPGSPVRSGIPEHGRIPKYYAVKALIADLLDDLGEGGLLPTERDLAERYEVSRETVRQALRELLLEGRIRRSGRGTVVAGPKLEQPLSLASYTEGVRRQGRRPGRHLIGLEQFTCPPELAPGIGAEPGEPVWHLERVLLADDERVGLESTYIRVARAPRLDTEFQPDSSFYGYLLDRLGISFGDADEKLETVLATPREALLIGTPPALPMLLIHRFSRDQDGRPLERVRSLYRGDRFSFTTHLRPE, from the coding sequence GTGGAAGAACAGAACCAGCACCACCGTCCCGGCTCGCCCGTTCGGTCCGGGATTCCGGAGCACGGGCGCATCCCCAAGTACTACGCCGTCAAGGCCCTCATCGCCGACCTCCTCGACGACCTCGGCGAGGGCGGGCTGCTGCCCACCGAGCGGGATCTCGCCGAGCGGTACGAGGTGTCCCGCGAGACCGTGCGGCAGGCCCTGCGCGAGCTGCTGCTGGAGGGACGGATCCGCCGCTCCGGCCGCGGGACCGTCGTCGCCGGGCCGAAGCTCGAACAGCCCCTCTCCCTCGCGAGCTACACCGAGGGCGTACGGCGCCAGGGCCGCCGGCCCGGCCGTCACCTCATCGGGCTCGAGCAGTTCACCTGCCCGCCCGAGCTCGCCCCCGGCATCGGCGCCGAGCCCGGCGAGCCCGTCTGGCACCTGGAGCGCGTCCTGCTCGCCGACGACGAGCGGGTGGGCCTGGAGAGCACGTACATCCGGGTGGCGCGGGCGCCCCGCCTCGACACCGAATTCCAGCCGGACTCCTCCTTCTACGGGTACCTCCTCGACCGGCTCGGGATCTCGTTCGGGGACGCCGACGAGAAGCTGGAGACCGTCCTCGCCACCCCCCGCGAGGCCCTGCTGATCGGCACCCCGCCGGCCCTCCCCATGCTGCTCATCCACCGCTTCTCCCGGGACCAGGACGGGCGTCCCCTGGAGCGGGTGCGTTCGCTCTACCGTGGTGACCGGTTCAGCTTCACGACCCACCTCCGCCCTGAGTAG
- a CDS encoding TIGR03364 family FAD-dependent oxidoreductase, translating to MRVIVVGGGVVGTMHAWQAVERGHEVVQIEREAEARGASLRNFGQIWVSGRAGGEELETALRARELWERIGAEVPGLGFRAIGSLTPVRGAREYAVAEAAAARPDAAARGYELVTAEEARQINPALRGAFDAALWCERDAAVEPRTAQLHLRAALGASGRYTFLPGREVREVVGNGAVRDDHGDVHRGDAVILATGAWLSGLVRELVPDLPVRRVRLQMMQTAPLGEELTTSIADADSFRYYPAYKSDALDALNAGQAQAPIAAAHKMQLLMVQRQDGGLTIGDTHEYEHPFAFDTLEDPYAYLTEVVESFLGRPLPEIRRRWAGVYAQCTDTTRVVHRQQVADGVWLVTGPGGRGMTCSPAIAETTANELGW from the coding sequence GTGAGAGTCATAGTCGTCGGAGGCGGCGTGGTCGGCACCATGCACGCCTGGCAAGCAGTCGAACGCGGCCACGAGGTCGTCCAGATCGAGCGAGAGGCGGAGGCCAGAGGCGCGTCACTGCGCAATTTCGGCCAGATCTGGGTCAGCGGACGGGCCGGGGGCGAGGAGCTCGAGACCGCCCTGCGGGCCCGCGAGCTCTGGGAGCGGATCGGCGCGGAGGTGCCCGGCCTGGGCTTCCGCGCGATCGGCTCCCTCACCCCGGTCCGGGGCGCCCGCGAGTACGCGGTCGCCGAGGCGGCCGCCGCCCGCCCCGACGCCGCCGCCCGGGGCTACGAACTGGTCACCGCCGAGGAGGCCCGGCAGATCAACCCCGCCCTGCGCGGCGCCTTCGATGCCGCCCTGTGGTGCGAACGGGACGCGGCCGTCGAGCCGCGCACCGCCCAGCTCCACCTGCGCGCAGCCCTCGGGGCGAGCGGCCGCTACACCTTCCTGCCCGGACGGGAGGTGCGCGAGGTCGTCGGCAACGGCGCCGTCCGCGACGACCACGGCGACGTCCACCGGGGCGACGCCGTCATCCTCGCCACCGGCGCCTGGCTGTCCGGACTCGTCCGCGAGCTGGTCCCCGACCTGCCCGTACGCCGCGTCCGGCTCCAGATGATGCAGACCGCCCCGCTCGGCGAGGAGCTCACCACCTCCATCGCGGACGCCGACAGCTTCCGCTACTACCCCGCGTACAAGAGCGACGCGCTCGACGCCCTCAACGCCGGGCAGGCGCAGGCGCCGATCGCCGCCGCGCACAAGATGCAGCTGCTGATGGTCCAGCGTCAGGACGGCGGACTGACCATCGGCGACACCCACGAGTACGAGCACCCCTTCGCGTTCGACACCCTCGAAGACCCGTACGCGTACCTCACCGAGGTCGTCGAGTCCTTCCTGGGCCGCCCGCTGCCGGAGATCCGGCGCCGCTGGGCGGGCGTGTACGCGCAGTGCACCGACACCACCCGCGTCGTCCACCGCCAGCAGGTGGCCGACGGCGTCTGGCTGGTGACCGGACCCGGCGGCCGCGGGATGACCTGCTCGCCCGCCATAGCCGAGACCACCGCGAACGAACTGGGCTGGTAG
- a CDS encoding 2-aminoethylphosphonate ABC transporter permease subunit, translated as MAEVPAPATTTVPQQARPEHQAGARHRNKNQTVRSFAPGGPDGPGGAPGGFAAPAARAPRTVPGWLWSVPPVAVLALVFLYPLALVVQQSLTPESGGGAFDAYTSVFGSHAFREALGTTVWLAAGATVGCLALGFALALIIAFVPFPGARGVAKFIDVFLSFPSFLITLALLFIYGTVGMANGVWTDVTGAAEGPFHFLTTPWGVLLAEITYFTPFVMRPLLAAFSQLDTAQLEVASSLGAKPARIIRRVILPEALPALAAGGSLVLVMCLNEFGIVLFTGAKDVTTLPMLVYGKAILESDYSAACVVAVVNIAISVGLFGLYRVVSKRAGA; from the coding sequence ATGGCTGAGGTCCCCGCCCCGGCCACCACGACCGTCCCGCAGCAGGCCCGCCCCGAACACCAGGCCGGGGCCCGGCACCGGAACAAGAACCAGACCGTACGAAGCTTCGCACCGGGCGGTCCCGACGGCCCGGGCGGAGCCCCGGGCGGCTTTGCGGCCCCCGCCGCACGGGCGCCCCGTACCGTGCCCGGCTGGCTCTGGTCCGTACCGCCCGTGGCCGTGCTCGCGCTGGTCTTCCTCTACCCGCTCGCGCTGGTCGTCCAGCAGTCCCTCACCCCCGAGAGCGGCGGCGGCGCCTTCGACGCGTACACCTCCGTCTTCGGCTCCCACGCCTTCCGCGAGGCGCTCGGGACCACGGTCTGGCTGGCCGCCGGCGCCACCGTCGGCTGCCTCGCCCTCGGCTTCGCACTCGCGCTGATCATCGCGTTCGTGCCCTTCCCCGGGGCGCGCGGCGTCGCGAAGTTCATCGACGTCTTCCTCTCCTTCCCCTCCTTCCTCATCACACTCGCCCTCCTCTTCATCTACGGCACCGTCGGCATGGCCAACGGGGTCTGGACCGACGTGACCGGCGCCGCCGAAGGGCCGTTCCACTTCCTCACCACGCCGTGGGGCGTGCTGCTCGCGGAGATCACGTACTTCACGCCCTTCGTGATGCGTCCGCTGCTCGCCGCCTTCTCCCAACTCGACACCGCCCAGCTCGAAGTGGCCTCCTCGCTCGGGGCGAAGCCCGCCCGTATCATCCGGCGCGTGATCCTCCCCGAGGCCCTTCCGGCGCTCGCCGCCGGCGGCAGCCTCGTCCTGGTCATGTGCCTGAACGAGTTCGGGATCGTCCTGTTCACTGGAGCCAAGGACGTCACCACGCTCCCGATGCTCGTCTACGGCAAGGCGATCCTCGAATCCGACTACTCGGCCGCCTGCGTGGTCGCCGTCGTCAACATCGCGATCTCCGTCGGCCTGTTCGGCCTCTACCGGGTGGTGAGCAAGCGTGCTGGTGCATAG